One part of the Equus asinus isolate D_3611 breed Donkey chromosome 6, EquAss-T2T_v2, whole genome shotgun sequence genome encodes these proteins:
- the ECRG4 gene encoding augurin, with translation MLGAPSRRPLSPAPSPPAQRLTVRAFPSCPLGAAMASSSARPAVLAMTALALLLLLCLGPGGISGNKLKLMLQKREAPAPTKTPVAVDESKAKEFLRSPKRQRRQLWDRSRPEVQQWYQQFLYMGFDEAKFEDDITYWLNRDRNGHDYDDYHQRHYDEDAAIGPRSPDSFRHGASVNYDDY, from the exons ATGCTGGGAGCTCCCTCCCGCAGGCCCCTCTCTCCCGCGCCTAGTCCTCCTGCGCAGCGGCTCACGGTGCGCGCGTTTCCCTCCTGCCCGCTGGGTGCAGCCATGGCCTCCTCCTCCGCGCGGCCCGCCGTCCTGGCCATGACCGCGCTGGcgctgctcctgctgctgtgcCTGGGCCCAG GTGGCATAAGTGGAAATAAACTCAAGCTGATGCTTCAAAAACGGGAAG CACCCGCTCCAACCAAGACTCCAGTGGCTGTGGATGAGAGCAAAGCCAAAGAATTCTTGCGCAGCCCGAAGCGCCAGCGGCGGCAGCTGTGGGACCGGAGCCGGCCGGAGGTGCAGCAGTGGTACCAGCAGTTTCTCTACATGGGCTTCGACGAGGCG aaATTTGAGGATGACATCACTTATTGGCTGAACAGAGATCGGAATGGACATGACTACGACGATTACCACCAGCGTCACTATGATGAGGATGCTGCAATCGGTCCCCGGAGCCCCGACAGCTTCAGGCACGGGGCCAGCGTCAACTACGACGACTATTAG